A region of the Agromyces sp. CF514 genome:
CCTGCTGTACTCGCGGGAGATCGCCTTCGCGGCCGCCGACGTCTACGCGCGGGCGGCCGAGGCCCGCGGTCTCTGGGACGCGCGACTCGAGGCGCTCGTGGTCGACTCGATCCTCTCGGGCGAATACGACGACGAGCTGCCGAGCCGGATCGCCGCGCTCGGATGGCACGGTCATGGCGAGGTCGCCGTGCTCGTGGGCACGGCGCCGAAGCAGCTCGACGTCGACCACGTCCGCCGCGTCGCCCGGCACATGCAGGCCGACGTGCTGATCGGCGTGCAGGGCAATCGGCTCGTGCTCGTCATCGGCCGGTCCGAGCTCGGGCGCCAGCCCGACGAGGTCGGCACCTCCCCCGCGATGACCTTCATGGAGTTCGCCACGGCCCTCGAGGGGCACTTCGGCCCCGGGCACCTGGTGCTCGGACACGAGGTGCCCAACCTCGTCGATGCCTCGAAGAGCGCGAAGGCCGCGCTCGCGGGATTCGCCGTCGCGAGGTCGTGGCGGCATGCGCCCCGGCCCGTACACGCCGACGACCTGCTGCCCGAGCGCGCGCTCGCTGGCGACCCGCTCGCACGCGCGACGCTCGTGCACCGCATCTACCGTCCGCTCCAGGCGCACTCGACCGAGCTGCTCACCACGCTCTGGAGCTACCTCGACAACGGCCGCTCGCTCGAGGCAACGGCCCGCGAACTGTTCGTGCACCCGAACACGGTGCGGTACCGCCTGAAGCGCGTCTCCGACGTCATCGGATGGGATGCCACCGGTGCGCGCGAGGCCCTGATCCTGCAGTCGGCCCTCATCATCGGATCGATGAGCGATCACGAGCACCCGCCGCGACGCCGCCCCTGACGCGATCGCCGCTGTGGGACGCGCACAAGCCTTTTCGTGAGAGCTTGTCGCATCGGCACACACGCCCGTGGCGTGCGATTGGCAGACTAGGGACGTGATCGTCGTCGTCTGCCCTGGTCAGGGCTCCCAGACCCCCGGATTCCTCGCTCCCTGGATCGAGGACGCCTCGCGCGCCGAGCGCCTCGCCTCGTACTCCGCCGCCGCAGGCGTCGACCTCGGTCTGCACGGCACCGAGAGCGACGCCGACACCATCCGCGACACCGCGGTGGCGCAGCCGCTCATCGTCGCGGCCGGCCTGCTGACGCTCGACGCGCTGCTGGCCGACGGCCGCGCCGAGAAGATCGGCGGCATCGCCGGGCACTCGGTCGGAGAGATCGCCGCCGCCGCCGGCGCGGGCGTGCTCTCCGCCGACGACGCCATGCGGTTCGTCGGTGAGCGCGGTCGCGCGATGTCGGATGCCGCGGCGCAGACGCCGACCGGCATGAGCGCCGTCCTCGGCGGCGACGAGTCCGCACTGCTCGCACGGCTCGCCGAACTCGGACTCGAGCCCGCCAACTTCAACGGCGGCGGTCAGATCGTCGTCGCCGGAGCGCTCGACGCCCTCGAGACGCTCAAGGCCGAGCCGCCAGCCGGCTCCCGCGTGATCCCGCTGCAGGTCGCGGGCGCGTTCCACACGCGCTACATGGCTCCGGCCGTCGCCCACCTCTCCGAAGTCGCCGCGACGCTGAACCCCGCCGACCCCGCGCAGACGCTCTGGACCAACAACGACGGCC
Encoded here:
- a CDS encoding CdaR family transcriptional regulator — translated: MSTQTLKRLEDTLPWYGDMPPSRRSAVGLVAQAGISSFIAWFEDPRSTPWIAADVFGAAPRELLRSVSLQQTLQLIRVTVEVVEDRVKDGGEPLREAILLYSREIAFAAADVYARAAEARGLWDARLEALVVDSILSGEYDDELPSRIAALGWHGHGEVAVLVGTAPKQLDVDHVRRVARHMQADVLIGVQGNRLVLVIGRSELGRQPDEVGTSPAMTFMEFATALEGHFGPGHLVLGHEVPNLVDASKSAKAALAGFAVARSWRHAPRPVHADDLLPERALAGDPLARATLVHRIYRPLQAHSTELLTTLWSYLDNGRSLEATARELFVHPNTVRYRLKRVSDVIGWDATGAREALILQSALIIGSMSDHEHPPRRRP
- a CDS encoding ACP S-malonyltransferase, producing the protein MIVVVCPGQGSQTPGFLAPWIEDASRAERLASYSAAAGVDLGLHGTESDADTIRDTAVAQPLIVAAGLLTLDALLADGRAEKIGGIAGHSVGEIAAAAGAGVLSADDAMRFVGERGRAMSDAAAQTPTGMSAVLGGDESALLARLAELGLEPANFNGGGQIVVAGALDALETLKAEPPAGSRVIPLQVAGAFHTRYMAPAVAHLSEVAATLNPADPAQTLWTNNDGRVVTSGTEFVDLLVGQVSSPVRWDLCMASFADAGVTGIIEVAPAGALVGLAKRALKGVPTVAVKTPDDLAAAIELIEQSA